The proteins below come from a single Mangifera indica cultivar Alphonso chromosome 16, CATAS_Mindica_2.1, whole genome shotgun sequence genomic window:
- the LOC123198740 gene encoding agamous-like MADS-box protein TM6, whose product MGRGKIEIKRIENPTNRQVTYSKRRNGIFKKAQEITVLCDAKVSLIMFSNTGKFHEFVSPTTTTKDIIDQYQRTLGIDLWSTHYERMQENYKKLKEVNDKLRREIRQRIGEDLDDLSMDELRSLEQKMTVAADAVRERKYHVIKTQTDTCKKKLKSLEEIHGNILLDFEAKYEDPNLNFGLIDTGDYQSAMALANGASNLYAFRLHNNASFPQDGEGGSFGPNNLSLG is encoded by the exons ATGGGTCGTGGGAAGATTGAGATTAAGAGGATTGAAAACCCTACCAACAGACAGGTTACTTACTCTAAACGAAGAAATGGGATTTTTAAGAAAGCACAAGAAATCACAGTTCTCTGTGATGCTAAGGTTTCTCTCATCATGTTCTCTAATACTGGAAAATTTCATGAGTTCGTAAGCCCCACCACAAC GACCAAGGATATCATTGATCAATACCAGAGGACTCTTGGAATTGACCTGTGGAGCACGCACTACGAG agaATGCAAGAGAACTACAAGAAACTGAAAGAAGTGAATGATAAGCTACGGCGAGAGATCAG GCAAAGAATTGGTGAAGATTTGGACGATCTAAGCATGGATGAACTGCGCAGTCTTGAGCAAAAGATGACCGTTGCTGCTGATGCTGTCCGTGAAAGAAAG TACCACGTTATCAAAACTCAGACGGACACCTGCAAGAAGAAG CTAAAAAGCTTGGAGGAAATACACGGAAACATCCTGCTCGACTTT GAAGCAAAGTATGAggatccaaatttaaattttggattgaTTGACACTGGAGATTATCAGTCAGCAATGGCACTAGCAAATGGAGCATCTAACCTGTACGCTTTTCGCCTGCACAACAACGCCAGCTTCCCTCAAGACGGAGAAGGAGGAAGCTTTGGCCCCAACAATCTCAGCCTTGGTTGA